The DNA window TGGAGCCGATGCTGCACCGACTGCGCGCCTTGCTCCAGGACGACGACACGGACGCCGCCGACCTGATCGAGACGCTGGAGCCGCTCTTGTCCGGTACGCCCCTGACGCCTTCGCTGATCCGGATGACCCAGGCCATCGAGGAATACGATTTCGAGGCGGCGCTGACGGAACTGGACACCATGGAACGCGCACTCCAGCACACGCCCGACGGATCCTGAAGCCTTCATTCGGCAAATTGAACCGCAAAGGCGCAAAGGACGCGAAGAAAAACAAAAGGGGTTCCGGATTACTCGAAGAGCGTGATGACCTTCGCGAGCACTTCATCCATGATCAGTCGGAGCGACAATCCCGCCTCATCCAGATGCGGTTTAAGACACCTCCGACCCGCGGGCCGCGCGCAGCGTTTCCAGCGCCTGTGCGTAATCGAAATTCCGAATCTGCCAGTCCAGGGTGCGGGCCGCGGCGCCCAGGGCGGAGAACAGAAGCCCACGGGAGGCTTCGAACAGTTCGTTCGCATCGGTATCGCTACTGACAAGCAGCGCGTCCAGTCTCGTCAGTACCGCGTTGACGCGCGGCCAATCCACCGCCTCGGCGCCATCCTTCGCGGTGCGTTGAAGCGATTCCGGCGTGATTGCGGGCAAACGGCTCCGCAGCCCTTCGGTCAATTCGCCGAGCGCCCTCGTCAGCGCCGCCAGTGCCCGGTCGCGTTGCTCGGCTGGCGCGCCCTGCCGGACGAGGCGTTCCAGTTCGGCGGCCTGCTCGCGCACTCCCTCGGCCCCCAGCATGGCGCTCACGCCCTTCAGCGAGTGGGCCATTTGCCGCACCGCCGCGAGATCGTCCGTTACCATCGAGTCGGCGATGCGTGCCGCATCCTCACCGTGGCTGTCGAGAAAGGTGCCCAGCAAACGCACATAGTGGGCCGCGTCCCCGCCCAGGAAACGCAACCCCACCGCGAACTTCAGACCAGGGATGGATGCGAGCACATTCAAACCGTCTGGCGGATCGACCGGCGTGCGCAACGCGCCCGCGTCAATCGGGGCATCACCGGTACCCCACTCCGCCTGAGGTGGCGGCGGGAGCCATTTCAGGAGGCTTTTGTAGAGTTTGTTTGGTTCGATGGGCTTGGCCAGATGATCGTTCATCCCTGCCTCCAGACAGCGGCGGCGGTCTTCGTCGAAGGCGTTGGCCGTCATGGCCAGGATCGGGACGGACCGGCGCCCTGGAAGCTGGCGGATCGCGCGGGTTGCCTGCAAGCCATCCATGACCGGCATCTGGATATCCATGAGGATCAGGTCGTAGTCCGTCAACTGGGCCATGTCCAGCGCGACCCGGCCGTTCTCGGCAACGCTTGCGCGCATGCCCACCGAGTCCAGTAACTGGCAGGTCACTTCCTGGTTGACGAGGTTGTCCTCCACCAGCATGATGCGCGCGCCCTGTCGCCGTTCCAGTTCATGCGCCAGCATTTCCGGCAGCATCTGGCCACGGCCTTCGGCGTGTCCCAGCAGCGCGGCGGCCAGGGCGTCGTGGAGCACCGAAGGCGTCACGGGCTTGGCGAGAATCTCGGTGATACCGGCGCGCGCCGCCTCGTCGCGCGGAAGACTGTCACCATAGGCGGTCACCATCAGAAAATCGGGGTGGCGCGCCAGCGCGAGCGATTGCAGTTTCAAGGCCGTATCGATGCCATCCAGACCCGGCATTCTCCAGTCGATCATCAGCAGTCGATAGGGATCGCCGATGCGGTCGGCCTCGACGGCGGCGGCCAGTCCGGCCTCGCCGTTCGCCGCCGTGTCGGCGCGCATGCCAAGCTCGACGAGCAGACTGGCCAGGATGTCGCGGGCATCGGCATGATCGTCGATGACCAGCACTCGCATGTCCCGGAAGGGTTCCAGCGTCCGCGACGGCAGCGGGCAATCGCTGGCCATCCCGAAGGGGATCTCTAGCCAGAACAGACTGCCCCGGCCGGGCGCGCTGGTCGCGCCGATGCGCCCGCCCATGAGTTCGGTCAGGCGTTTGCTGATCGTCAGACCCAGTCCGGTGCCGCCAAAACGGCGCGTCGTCGACTCGTCGGCCTGCTCGAAGGCACGGAACAGACGCCCGACCTGGGCGGACGTCATACCGATACCGGTATCCGACACCTCGACCCGCAGGAGCAGGCGCTCGGGCGTTTGCTCTAGCACCTGACCCCGGATGGAGAGACCGCCCTGCTCCGTGAATTTCACGGCATTGCCGACTAGATTGAGCAGAATCTGGCTCAAGCGCACCCCATCGCCGCGCAGCGCGGGCGGCACATGATCCAGATCCACCAGTACGTCCAGCCCCTTGGCCGCGATACTGTCGGCGAGGAGGTCGCAGACATGATCGATGACCCGCGCCGGCTCGAAATCCTGTACCTCCAGCGTCATCTTGTTCGCCTCGATCTTGGAGAGATCCAGGATGTCGTTGATGATCTGCAGCAGATGCCGGGCGGAGTCGGAGAGTTTTTCAAGCTGGTCGAGCTGGCGGGAGGTCAGCGGATCGCGCCGGATCAGATGGGCATAGCCGATAACCGCGTTCATGGGGGTGCGGATTTCATGGCTCATGTTGGACAGGAAGGCGCTTTTAGCCAGGTTGGCGGCCTCCGCGGCAAGCTTCGCCGTCTCCAGTTCGGCGGTGCGGGAGGCGACCAGATCCTCCAGATGCAGACGATAGTCTTCCAGTTCGCGGGTCGTGCGGACCCGTTCGGTGATGTCCTGCACGATCCCCAACCCGGCGGTAGGCAGGCCATCGGGCGCGAATTCGAGTTCCGCCCGTTCCTCGACCCAGCGCGTCTCGTCACCGACCGAAATGCGGTGGACGATCCGGTAGGGCTCGCCGGCCAGCGTGCGATTCCAGGCATCGAGCACCAGCGCCCGGTCGTCCGGATGGATGCACGCGAGAAACCGCTCCAGGGTCAGGGGAGCGCCAATGGGCAGACCGAAGATGCGATAGGTTTCATCCGACCAGACCAACTGGTTATGCGCGATCTCCAGACGCCAGTGACCCGTCTGGGAAACCGCCTGGGCGCGATTCAGAAAAGACTCGCTCTGGCGCAACGCGCGCACGACCTCCAGACGATCCCGATGGAGCAGCGCCATGCCGAGCTGATCGGCGACCTGGCAGCCGAACACCACCTCATCCGCGCTCCAGGCGTAGGAACGGCCGACCTGCTCGAAACAGATCACGCCCCGCTGGCGCCCGCCCGACACGATACTGCAATCCAGCAGGGACGTAATTCCCAGCGGTCGGAGATACTGCTCGACATACCCGGCGGTGCGCGGATCCGTCAAGGCATCGCTGGCGTCCAGATAGCGAGCGGTTTTCAGCGCCTGAAACTCCGCGCGACAGGCCTGCTCCTCCAGAATCTCGCCACGGGTATGACGGCCAGCGGTTGCGTCGAACGCATCCACGCATTCGAGCAGGCTCGCATCCGCGTCGAAGCACCAGACGGAGACCCGCGCGATCCCGAGCGCCAGACCGAGCCGTTCCGTCAATTCCCCCGCAAACCGCTCCAACTCGCCATTGATGCCCGCTTCCGAGACGCTGAGTTCGCGGATCAAGCGGGTATGCAACTGAAGCCGCTCGGTGCGCTCCGATTGCTCGCGCTCGCGGGCCTTCTGCTCGGTGATGTCGCGCCAGACCGCCGAAATCAGCGGACGTCCGCCATGATTCACCATCCTGAACGTGATGGCGACATCCCGGAGTCCGCCATCCTTGCAGCGGTGGCGGGTCTCGAATCCGGCGACACTGCCGTCGAACATGGCGGCGACATTCGCAGCGATCCGTTCCTGCGAGTGGTCGGTCTGAATGTCGGATACCGAGAGTTGCGAAAACTCCTGGCGTGTGTAGCCGAGTCCCTGATGGGCGGCGGCGTTGAACTGCATGAAGCAGTTGGTCAGCGGATCCACCAGAAGAATGGCGTCCGTGGTCTGGCCAAACATCGTTTCGACCAGCGTCTCCTGCTCCCGGAGCACGCGCTCCGCTTGTCGGCGATCGACGATGTCGACCAGACGACGCACGATGGTTTGCGCCAACTGCACTTCTTCCGGCAGAAAGGGAGCGTCATCCAAGCCCGGCGGCGGCGCGCGGTCGTAGGCGAGTGTCAGACACATGGGTTCGCCCTGCCCGGTTCGGTCCTCCGCCGTCAGCATCCAGTCCGTAACGGCAAACCCCGGCGTGACGTATTCACGCTCGCTCCATTGGATCCGGGCGGTCGCCAGCTCGGGAAATTGCAGGCCAGGCCCCATCAGTTCAACCACGCGACGCAGGATCGTCTCAATCGGGGTCGCGGACTCCTCGGAGACGCGAAAGACCTCGTAGAGACAGCGTTGCTCCTTCACGCGCTCGCCCAGCAGAAAACGCTCCCGTTGGAGTTGCGCCTCGGCCCGCTTGCCGTCGGTGATGTCGCGGATGATGGTGACGCAGCCCTGACCGTCGGCCACGCGGCTCACCCGGGCATCGTAATAACGCAGACCATCCGACATCGGCAGGGCGTAGTCGAACACCACCAACTCGCCGGTGCGTAGCGCGGCGGCAAGCTTCTCGTTGAAGCGCGCGGCGACCTCGGGCGGCAGCACCTCATCGACCCGCTTGCCGAGAAACACCTCGGGCGGAACATAGAGCGACGCGTCCCGGCGCGTCCGGTAGTCCAGCAGGGTGCCATCGGCATCGGTCAGAAAATACAGATCCGGGATCGTCAGGCAGGATTCCAGGATAAATTCCTGCAATTGCGCACGGCGCTCGGCCACGCGCGCGCCGAGGTCGGGGTGGAGGTCGGTCGTGCTCATGCAGGCTCTGGTGGCAGGGGATCGGCGAACCGCTCCCGGACCTCGGCAAAGGCTTCGCGGACCGCGAAGAAGGCGTCGACGACGGTCGGATCGAAGTGCCGTCCCCGCTGTTCGAGAATAAAGTTGGCCGCCGCCTCCGGTTCCCAGGGAGCCTTGTAGACACGGCGCATGGTCAGTGCGTCATAGACATCGGCGAGCGCCATCAGACGGGCCGGCAGCGGGATCGCCTCTCCCGCCAGCCCCTGCGGATAACCGCTTCCATCCCATTTCTCGTGATGGCTCATGGCAATAACCTCGGCCACCTCCAGCATGGCCAGCGGTCGCGGCTTGGCGTCGTCCGTCCCGCCCGCGCTCAGGAGCAGCGACTTGTCGATGGCGCGCCGAATCGCCTCGGCGCCAACGCGGGCATGCGTCTTCATGATCTCCCACTCCTCGGGATCCAGCTTGCCGGGTTTGAGCAAAATCCGATCCGCAATGCCGATCTTGCCGATGTCGTGCAGCGGCGCGGCCTTGACGATGACGCTAAGGCGCGACGCGTCGAGGTCGGCCGCGAAATCGGGATGGCACTGAAGCTGGCGGCCCAGGAGATCGACATAGGTCTGCGTGCGCAGAATATGATTACCGGTCTCGGTGTCGCGCGTCTCGGCCAGTTCCAGGATGACGGCCAGACTGACGTTCTGAATCAGCAGATTTTCGCGGGTGCGCCGGTCGACCTCGGTTTCCAGCCACGCATTCTGCACCGACAACCGATCGCGGGATTGTTTGATCTCCAGATGCGTGCGCACGCGCGCGAGCATGATCGCGGGCTTCACCGGCTTGACGAGATAGTCCACCGCGCCGAGCCGAAGTCCCTTTTCCTCATCGATGTCATCGCTCAAGGCCGTGACGAACATCACCGGGATTCGCCGGGTTCGCGCATCCGCGTTTAACCGGGCCAGCGTGGCATAGCCATCCATGCCCGGCATCATGACATCCAGCAGGATCAAATCCGGATATGGCGCGACGAGGACCGCCGCCAGTGCCTGCTCGCCGGTCTTGCAGGCGCGGACCTGATAGTCCGGGTTCAAAATTTTCGTCAACACCGACAGATTGGCCGGCTCGTCGTCGACGATCAAAACAGTCGGCTTTAACATTGCCTCTGACCCAAGAAATCCGCCTCACGCCGCGCGGACGACCAAGAGAAAACCGCGTCCAGCGTGCAAGCGTCATAATGCCGCCTTGCTCAACGTCGCTGCCACCCAAAGCGCTCCGCGAGACGCGGTTTAGAGGGCGATATTAGAGCATGTTGCGCGCCCGTGACGTGCGGCATTCGTGCTCAACCAAGCCGATGCCGCGCGCGGTGCCGGACAAGGTGCTCAGCTCATCGGTGATCGAGTGGGTGAGACGGTTATACTTTGGCGACTTCACGCACCCTGACCACCTCCCGCCCTTCCGCCATGCCATCCATTGCGACTGGACCGCTGCTCGACCCCAAGAACGACTACGTCTTCAAGCGTCTCTTTGGCGAAGCCCCCGAGCTGCTAGTCTCGCTGATCAACGACCTGCGCCCGGACCTGCCCGAGATTCGCTCGGTGGAGATTCTCAATCCCGGCATCAACGCCGAGGAGTTACGCGGCAAGTACATCATCCTCGACGTCTTGGCGCGCGATGGCGAGGGACACGCCTACAATGTCGAGATTCAGGTGCGCCGCTATGGCGCCTGGCACCAGCGGGCGCTCTACTATCTGGCGCGGATGCTGGCGCATCGATTGGAGCAGGGCGAAGACTACGCCACGCTGCGCGCGGCGGTCGGCATCCATCTCCTGGACTTCGATCTGTTTACCGATACCCCTGAGCAGCGCGCGCAGGCGCTGTGGCGCTTCGAGATGCGCGACGCGCGTCAGCCCGAGGTCACGCTGGGGAACCGGCTACAATTGACGCTGATAGAATTGAAGAAAG is part of the Thiocystis violascens DSM 198 genome and encodes:
- a CDS encoding response regulator, whose protein sequence is MSTTDLHPDLGARVAERRAQLQEFILESCLTIPDLYFLTDADGTLLDYRTRRDASLYVPPEVFLGKRVDEVLPPEVAARFNEKLAAALRTGELVVFDYALPMSDGLRYYDARVSRVADGQGCVTIIRDITDGKRAEAQLQRERFLLGERVKEQRCLYEVFRVSEESATPIETILRRVVELMGPGLQFPELATARIQWSEREYVTPGFAVTDWMLTAEDRTGQGEPMCLTLAYDRAPPPGLDDAPFLPEEVQLAQTIVRRLVDIVDRRQAERVLREQETLVETMFGQTTDAILLVDPLTNCFMQFNAAAHQGLGYTRQEFSQLSVSDIQTDHSQERIAANVAAMFDGSVAGFETRHRCKDGGLRDVAITFRMVNHGGRPLISAVWRDITEQKAREREQSERTERLQLHTRLIRELSVSEAGINGELERFAGELTERLGLALGIARVSVWCFDADASLLECVDAFDATAGRHTRGEILEEQACRAEFQALKTARYLDASDALTDPRTAGYVEQYLRPLGITSLLDCSIVSGGRQRGVICFEQVGRSYAWSADEVVFGCQVADQLGMALLHRDRLEVVRALRQSESFLNRAQAVSQTGHWRLEIAHNQLVWSDETYRIFGLPIGAPLTLERFLACIHPDDRALVLDAWNRTLAGEPYRIVHRISVGDETRWVEERAELEFAPDGLPTAGLGIVQDITERVRTTRELEDYRLHLEDLVASRTAELETAKLAAEAANLAKSAFLSNMSHEIRTPMNAVIGYAHLIRRDPLTSRQLDQLEKLSDSARHLLQIINDILDLSKIEANKMTLEVQDFEPARVIDHVCDLLADSIAAKGLDVLVDLDHVPPALRGDGVRLSQILLNLVGNAVKFTEQGGLSIRGQVLEQTPERLLLRVEVSDTGIGMTSAQVGRLFRAFEQADESTTRRFGGTGLGLTISKRLTELMGGRIGATSAPGRGSLFWLEIPFGMASDCPLPSRTLEPFRDMRVLVIDDHADARDILASLLVELGMRADTAANGEAGLAAAVEADRIGDPYRLLMIDWRMPGLDGIDTALKLQSLALARHPDFLMVTAYGDSLPRDEAARAGITEILAKPVTPSVLHDALAAALLGHAEGRGQMLPEMLAHELERRQGARIMLVEDNLVNQEVTCQLLDSVGMRASVAENGRVALDMAQLTDYDLILMDIQMPVMDGLQATRAIRQLPGRRSVPILAMTANAFDEDRRRCLEAGMNDHLAKPIEPNKLYKSLLKWLPPPPQAEWGTGDAPIDAGALRTPVDPPDGLNVLASIPGLKFAVGLRFLGGDAAHYVRLLGTFLDSHGEDAARIADSMVTDDLAAVRQMAHSLKGVSAMLGAEGVREQAAELERLVRQGAPAEQRDRALAALTRALGELTEGLRSRLPAITPESLQRTAKDGAEAVDWPRVNAVLTRLDALLVSSDTDANELFEASRGLLFSALGAAARTLDWQIRNFDYAQALETLRAARGSEVS
- a CDS encoding Rpn family recombination-promoting nuclease/putative transposase, whose amino-acid sequence is MPSIATGPLLDPKNDYVFKRLFGEAPELLVSLINDLRPDLPEIRSVEILNPGINAEELRGKYIILDVLARDGEGHAYNVEIQVRRYGAWHQRALYYLARMLAHRLEQGEDYATLRAAVGIHLLDFDLFTDTPEQRAQALWRFEMRDARQPEVTLGNRLQLTLIELKKADRLGLGSDPLSAWITFFEHWREEQTMATIEHAPIQEALNRVRQLSADEEARRLAFVRERALHDEVSLLKEAREEGEQIGMRKGRQEGRQEGRLEAALDTARNLIALGVLSDGQIAQVTGLRVAQVEALHSADRNETPR
- a CDS encoding response regulator, which encodes MLKPTVLIVDDEPANLSVLTKILNPDYQVRACKTGEQALAAVLVAPYPDLILLDVMMPGMDGYATLARLNADARTRRIPVMFVTALSDDIDEEKGLRLGAVDYLVKPVKPAIMLARVRTHLEIKQSRDRLSVQNAWLETEVDRRTRENLLIQNVSLAVILELAETRDTETGNHILRTQTYVDLLGRQLQCHPDFAADLDASRLSVIVKAAPLHDIGKIGIADRILLKPGKLDPEEWEIMKTHARVGAEAIRRAIDKSLLLSAGGTDDAKPRPLAMLEVAEVIAMSHHEKWDGSGYPQGLAGEAIPLPARLMALADVYDALTMRRVYKAPWEPEAAANFILEQRGRHFDPTVVDAFFAVREAFAEVRERFADPLPPEPA